TTCGCTGAACTATATCTCGGTGAAAGGCTTTGGTGAGGCAGAGTACTGGTTTTCCTTAGTCAAAGTAGTGACGGTGATTGTATTTATCGGCACTGGCCTGTTTATGGTGTTTGGCATCATGAAAGGCACGCATTCGGTGGGCTTAGAAAACTTTACCTTAGGTGATGCGCCCTTTGTTGGAGGATTCCCCGCCATGCTCGGGGTGGCCATGATTGCTGGGTTTTCTTTTCAAGGGACTGAGCTGATCGGCATTGCTGCTGGCGAATCGGCTAATCCAGCAAAAGATATTCCCCTAGCGATTAAGCAAGTGTTCTGGCGTATTTTATTATTTTATGTATTTGCCATTCTAATCATTGGCTTGTTGATCCCCTATACCGATCCTAATCTATTAAAAGGCGATGTGAGTGATATTGGGGTTAGCCCATTTACGCTGGTGTTTAAAAACGCAGGGATTGCCTTTGCCGCTAGCTTGATGAATACGGTGATTTTAACCGCAATTATATCGGCGGGTAATTCGGGCATGTATGCTTCTACCCGCATGCTTTACTCCCTTGCTACTGAAGGTAAAGCGCCAAAGGTCTTCGCTAAGTTATCCAATAATGGCGTGCCAAGAAATGCACTTTATGCCACTACGGTCGTGGGGATGTTGTGCTTCTTTGCCTCTATTTTTGGCGATAAAACAGTTTATCTGTGGCTATTAAATACCTCAGGAATGACGGGCTTTATTGCTTGGCTAGGTATTGCTATTTGCCATTATCGTTTCCGTAAAGGTTATATCGCTCAGGGTCGTGATTTAAGTACATTGCCTTATCGCTCGCGCTTTTATCCCGTTGGGCCTTTGTTTGCGTTTGCGCTCTGCATGGTGATTATGCTGGGACAAAACTACCAAGCCTTTATGGCAGGGAACATTGATTGGGCTAGCGTTGCCGCTACCTATATTGGTATTCCGCTGTTTTTAATTATTTGGTTTGGTTATAAGTATAAAAATAAGAGCAAGTTTGTTTCTTTAGCCACAATGGATCTAGATAGCCAGCGAAATTAATCGCGGTGTAAAACAAAAAACTCCGGCTTAGGCCGGAATTTTTTATTGCATCCTTGCATTAAATGAAATAATTCTAGTTAAATGCGGGGTGAACATTTGTTGCGCAAGCGGCATAATGAGTAAAATTGCAGGCCTACTTGGCAAAGTGGCGCGGTGCTCAATTTATTTAGCGGTATCGCTTATTTAATTTTCAGGTACTTAGGCGAGATGCTGGTTGATTCGCTTGAATTATGTAACTCACTATTTGGAAAAACTTTGAAAATCGCTCACCGGCTCACCGTATTGGTGGCAACAACAACCGTTTCAATTTTGCTATTGATTACCGTCGGATATTTAAAGCTCAGCGCAATTAATACGCTGGTCGACGAAGTAGTCGTCAATGTGATGCCATCTTTAGAAATCTTAAATAATGCTGAGCTCACCTTTATGAGCGCTCGTCGCTTGGAGCTCAGTTATATTATTGAAGCGGATCCGGCTCAAAAGCAGGCGCAAATTGATAAAATGCAGGGCTTATTGGCAGACGTTGATCGTTTGCTGCAAAGTTATGAAAAATACGTTGATGATGATATTGATCGTAAAAACTTAGCTACTGCCGTCGCAGAATTTACCGCTTTAAAACCATTGATGGCTGAAGGGGCACGTTTTGCATTGTCCCGCCCTGCGGAAGAAACGCGTGCGTTTGTTTCTAATTCAATTACCCCTCAGGCAGAAAAATTTTTTACCGCGCTTAGTATCGCTAAAGAATACAATAGTCAGTATTCCAAAGAAGCAGGGCAGGAGGTTAAATCGCATATTGCCAAGGCTATTACTAGCTCTTTAGTTGTGGGGGGCGTACTGCTGATCTTGGCTTTTGCAATTGGCTATTGGATTACGCAAGGCATCAAAAAGCCACTTATGGACTTGCGCCAATTCTTAGTTAATTTAGGCACGAATTACGATTTCACTCAACGCATGAAAGTAAGCAGCAATGATGAAATTGGGGAGTCGTTGCACGCTTTGAATGGCTTACTTGATACCCTGCAAGCTAGCTTGCAACAGCTACATAGAATTGGCCGCGATGTGACGGCGACCGCCAGCGAATTATCTTCTGCCAGCCATGAGTTATCGAGCACTTCACACCATGTAAGTGGGGCTGCATCGAGTATGGCGGCGGGGGTAGAAGAGGTGACGGTGAGTATTAGTTTGGTTGCAGATCGAAGTAGTGAATGCGATCGTACGGCGCGAGAGGCAGGCTTGATGGCCGCAAGCGGTGGTGATGTGATTGAAAGCACCATTCAAAGTATCCAGCAAATTGCCGCAGATGTCCGCGTTTCAGCGGGGCAAGTTGAATCACTGAAGGAGCGCACTGCAAGCATTAATACCGTTGTGAAGGTGATCAAAGACATTGCTGATCAAACTAACTTGCTTGCACTTAATGCCGCAATTGAGGCTGCGCGCGCGGGTGATCTTGGCCGTGGTTTTGCTGTTGTTGCCGATGAAGTGCGTAAGCTTGCTGAGCGAACCAGTCAATCTACTCAAGAAATCGTTGCTACCGTTTCTGCCATTCAAGATGAAGCCAATTCAACGGTGCTAAGTATGCAGCAAACCGTAAAACAAGTTGATTTGGGCGTGTTGCAAGCTCAAGAAGCCAGCTCAGCTATATTGAACATTCGCCAGAATGCCGATCTAGTTGTGGTACAGGTTAGTGAAATTAGCGATTCAATGCGTGAGCAAAGCGCGGCAAGTAGCATGATGGCTCAGCAGGTAGAGCGCGTGGCGCAAATGTCTGAGGAAAGCAGCTCTGTTGCACAAAACACAGCCTCTGAAGGCCTACGCTTGCGGCAGCTAAGTAGCGAGCTGGATGCGGCTATAGCAACTTATCAGGTTTAATTTGGCCCATGTTTAGCCCTGTACCTTTGAAATAAGCGACGCCCATTAAAAATGCCCCTATTTAAATTGGGGCATTTTTTTGTATTTAATCTGATTGTTCCTGATTATGCCTCAGGTGTGGTGAGATATTCAGAAAAATGAAATGCAATGACACCTAAAAAACACAGAATAGCCAAGCATAAAGAAAAAATGCCGCTGGCCATGCCGTAGTCTTGTTTTATTTCGCGATCTTTATTCAGTAAGTAGCCGAGTATAAGTTTTCGCACATTTTGTAGGATGGGTTAAGCGCTGCGATACCCATCAAAAAAGATGCAGATGTGGCGTGCATGTTGGGTTACGCGATAAAACAGCTAGCCGCTATGAAGTTTAATATGTATTGTCAATTTCATATTTAAAATGGATTGATTTTATATTTTTCCAATAAATTGAGGGGATTAATTGGTGCAGGGTATTTTGGGTTTTTATTTGTAGATTTATGGCGTTTTTTTCATTAAATAGCTATATTTTGAGCCTATAGGCACTGCAGTGCAGGGCAAGCTGGGGTGACGTTTACGCGTGGACACCCCCACTTTTTTACATGCTCTAAAACCCTAATGCAAAAAGCCCCGATGACTTAACATGCTGCAGCGCGCAAAATACGCGCCTAGAATTTATCTTTTTGGAATCTCTCATGGCCAGAAACGCGCTTTACGCCCAATCGGGTGGTGTAACCCCTGTGATTAACGCTTCGGCAGCGGCCGTGATTGCGGCAGCTCGCGCACATCCTGAACAGATTGGCCGTATGTATGCCGCTAAAAATGGCGTACTGGGTGTACTGGCTGAAGAGCTGGTCGATACCGCCTGCATGAGCGAGGCAGATCTTGCCGCACTGGCCGCATCGCCTGGTGGCGCTTTTGGCTCTTGCCGCCATAAGCTGCGCTTTGGCAAAGAGCTAACCCGCTTATTTGAAGTCTTTGCCGCGCACGATATTGGCTATCTGTTTTATAACGGTGGCGGCGATTCGGCCGATACCTGCTTAAAGATTGCTGCCCACGCTGAATACCTTGGCTACGATCTCACCGCGATTCACGTACCTAAAACCATTGATAATGATTTGCCGCATTCAGATTGCTCGCCCGGCTTTGGCTCGGTGGCAAAATATGTGGGTACATCGATCCGTGAAGCGGGCATGGATGTGGCATCCATGTGCGGCTCAAGCACTAAAGTCTTTATTATGGAAGTCATGGGCCGCCACACCGGCTGGATTGCGGCCAGTGCTGGCTTAGCGTCTGGCGAAGGAAACTTGCCACCACACTTGATTTTGCTGCCGGAAGTCACCTTTAACGCAGCTACTTTCCTTGCTGCCGTTGAAGAAACCATTGCCCGCGAAGGCTATTGCGTGATCGTGGCTGCGGAAGGCATTAAAAACGCCGAAGGCAAGTTTGTTGCCGAAGCCGGTGGTACTGATGCTTTTGGTCATGCCCAGCTAGGCGGTGTTGCGCCTTACTTGGCACAGCTGATCAAAACAGCGCAGGGCCACAAATGCCACTGGGCAGTGGCCGATTATCTGCAACGTGCGGCTCGCCATATGGCGTCGCAAACCGATGTGGATCAAGCGATGGCAGCGGGCACTGCTGCGGTTAAGTTTGCACTGGCCGGTGAGCGCGGCGTGATGCCAACTATTGTTCGCACTAGCGATGCGCCTTATGCTTGGACGATTGGATCGGTAAAACTAGAAGAAGTGGCAAATCATGAAAAGCATCTACCAGCAGAATATATCCGCGCGGATGGATTTCATATTACCCCCGCAGCGCACACTTATTTTGCACCGCTGATTATGGGTGAGGCGATTCCACCCTATGTGGATGGCTTGCCTGCTTACCCAGTGTGGAATTTTTCCGTGGTGGAGGCCAAGCTAGAGGTGTTTAATACGGCGGCGTAAACTTTCTCTATTCTTGATTCATAATAAGAGGGAAGGGCACTGTTTAAGTGTACGCTTCCCTTTTTTGCGTGGACAAGATGACCTTATTTCGCTTGGTACTGGAGTACCTGTCTTACATCCTGACTACGGTCACGGCGCTGTTACCTATTATTAACCCACTTTCCACCGCGGCCATTTTGCCTGGGATATCGGCACATTTATCTGATGCAGAGCGAAAGCAGCAGGTCAAACTGGCTTGCTACTATATGGCAGGAATCTTAATCACCTTCTTGATGGCGGGGGGCTTGATTATGGATTTTTTTAATATTTCTATTCCAGGCTTACGCATTGCAGGTGGAATGGTGGTGATTTATTTGGGTTTTAGAATGCTGTTTCCTGATGCCTCACCGCCCATTGATGATAAGCCTGAGTTAGGCGCCAGACGTGAAATCGCGTTTACCCCGCTCGCCATGCCTTCGATGGCGGGGCCAGGCTCGATTGCGGTGGTGATTTCAATGTCTTCTACCCTGCATTCGCAACGGCATATTCCTGTTTGGGCGGGCTATTGTCTTTTGATTCTTGGGATTGCTGCCACAGCATTTATCTGCTGGCTCACCTTACGCGCCTCCAGCCGTTTGTTTGCGGTGCTTGGAGATGAAGGCATTAGTGCTATTTCAAGAATTATGGGGTTTATGCTGATTTGTATCGGGGTGCAATTTTTTATTAATGGCGTGGGTGAATTGCTACACGACGCAAGCTTTATGCCGCGTTAAGCGTTTTATGCTTTATCTTGCTATCTGGCTTACTCAATCCGTAGTGGTGAGGTTTTATGAGAATGCTTTTAGATCTAGATATTTTCTTGCGCTTGCTTGTGGCCGTGTTTTTGGGGGGAATGATTGGTATAAATCGCTTTATGCATAAAAAGCCAGCCGGCGTGCGCACCCATGCTTTGGTTTCCTTGGGCGCTGCGTTGATGATTGCTTTAAATGGCGTGATTAGCCATGACGATGCCCAAGCCTTTAGCCGTGTGGCCCAGGGCCTCATTACCGGCATTGGGTTTTTAGGGGCGGGCTTGATTGTGCATCGCTCCGATAATGTTGTGGAGGGGCTGACCTCTGCCGCATCCATCTGGCTTACGGCGGCGATAGGTTTGGCCTGCGGTGCTGGCTATTTGGATATCGCCCTATTTGTTGTGGTATTAGCGTTGCTGGTGATTAATCTGGGTGGCCCCTTAGAGCGCTGGGCCGAAAGACGGATGCAACACTGGCGCGATGATAGATCGCCGCATTAAAGCCAGCTTTCAAGGGCTGCTTTTACCCGCTCTGCCAAATCACTTTCTTGGCAATTAATCTCAAACAAATCATCCATTCCCCGCATCCAAGTTAGCTGGCGTTTAGCCAATTGGCGGGTGGCGGCGATGCCTTTTTCACGCATGGTTGGATAATCCACTAAGTGATCTTGATATTCCCAAGCCTGCCGATAGCCCACACAGCGCATCGACGGCAGCTCCAGCGATAAAGCATATTTAGCGCGCAAGCGGCTGACTTCATCGAGTAAACCCAGCTCCAGCATTTGATCAAAACGTAATGCAATACGGTCGTGCAGCCATTTTCTGTCTTGTGGCAGCAGGGCGATCTTCAGCAGGCGATAAGGTAGCGCGCCGCTGGCGGGCTCGGCCAGTAAATCAGACATTTTTCGACCAGTAAGCTGGCAGACTTCCAAAGCACGCTCGATGCGCTGGGCATCGGTGGGTTTTAGGCGCTCGGCGGTGATCGGGTCGATGGCGGCCAGCTTGGCGTGCATGGCAGGCCAGCCTATGAGCGCGGCTTCTTCGTGGATTTGTGCCCGCAGCGCCACATCAGCTTGCGGTAATTCATGAATACCGTGTTGCAAGGTGTTGTAATACAGCATGGTGCCACCCACCAGCACCGGCACCTTGCCACGCGCTGTAATATCGGCCATTAAAGCCAGCGCATCACGCCTAAATTGCGCAGCAGAATAAGCCTCTTCCGGTGAAATAATATCAATCAAATGATGCGGGGCACGGGCCAGCTCATCCGCACTTGGCTTGGCGCTGCCGATATCCATATCTTTAAATACCAGCGCCGAATCAACCGAAATCAACTCCACCGGCAAGCCGCTTTCCAGTAAATAAATCGCACTGGCAGTCTTGCCGCTAGCGGTAGGGCCCATTAAAAAAATGGCGGGAGAGCGATGCGGCATGGTGGAAATCTCAAGCTAAAAAATATGGAAAATTGATTATGGTGTGAAACGAGTAGAGGGCTACTTATAGCACCTCTACTTTTTGCCGCGCGCCCGTATTTTGATTGACGGCAATAAAAAACCCGCTAAAGCGAGGCTTTATGCGGGTTTTTAGTCTTTTAGTGTTTTGGCGGTGGGTTGCCAATGGAACCCAACTCCGCAGCGATTCTACAGGCCGCTGCCAAGATCGACAAGCCGGCTTCGGGCCACGCCTGAAATGGCGGCCCCAAGCCTTAATCAAACATCATGACCTTATTGCTATGATCTTGCTTGCAATGGCTGATATGCCCCGCCATTTCGCTAAGGGAGTGCGCCTGTACTGGGTTGATATCAAGGCCCATTTCGCCCATTTCAAAAGCCAGCGCTAGTTCTTGCAGGGCGGGTACATATTGCAGATTGGCGGCTTTTTTGTAGTGTTTAATGGCCAACTGGTCGTCTTGCCCTAGGTAATCACCGTAGCGATACCAATTGCCTAGGGTGTAGATCGCGGCAGCGTCGTTATTTTTGGCTGCGGCTTCTACCATTGCAATTCCCTTGGCCTTATCTTTGCTGCCGCCTTCGCCTTTAAGCGTCAGCATGCCTAGGCGGTAAATGCCTAAATTGCCTGCGGTGCTAAATAATAATCTGGCTTTTTGCTTGTCTTCATTCACGCCATCGCCTTTTAAATAGGCCATGCCTAGCAGATAGCGTGCTTTTTGGTCCCCAGCTTCGGCCGATTTTTCTAGCCAATGCGGGGCCATGTTTTTGTCGTCTGTGCGTTCTGCAATGAGGCGTGCAGCCAGCGGATGGCCTAGCGTTGCCAGCTCTAGCAGGCGTGCATTGCCGTCTTTGGCATCAAGGCGTAATTGATGCACTGCTTCGTTGGGCATGGCTAAGGCACGGGCTTGCTGGCGGTGTTGATACTGCTTGATGGCAATGCCGCCTGTGGCAAAAAGCGTGATGGCGACGAGGGCAAGCATCGGTTTGGATAGGGCTTTCATAAAAACTCCAAATCCCCAAGGCTTGCGCCCTGAGGATTTTTAGACAAAACATCAACAAATGCTTACTTGCTTAGATCAATGCTAAATACCGATGCACTCTTGTCCGCCTTGGTGGAGTCGAGGGCGATATTGCTGATTTTCTCTTGAGCTGCCACGCTGAGTGCGCTCGTATCTGCTGAAGATTCAAACAGCACCTTGCCCGCTATTTTGACCTTAGCAAAGCGCCAGTTTGCTACTGGGCCTTGTTTGGCCAGTGTTAGCGTTTTTTGCTCTTTTACATATTTAACGATGATGTCGCGATTGGCATCGCCACCGCTATCTATCACAATTTGGCTACCATCTAGGCCCGCAAAACCGCCACCACCGCTAGCACGGTAGTTATTGGTGACGACGATAAAGTCAGCTTTCAGATCGATTGCTTTGCCATTGAGGCTTAGATTAACAATACGGCTGCCCTTCTCTTTGGTTACATCGATTTCATAAGTAATGCCGTCGATTTGATCAAAGTTATACGATGGAAATTTATCGTTAATCAGGTTTTGATCTGCTACTTTGCTTGGATCAATTTGATTGAATTGCTCTGCCGATTTTTCTAACCAAAGTTTGACTGTAGCGCCGTTAATTTTTACGGCTTGCAGTGTATTTGGATAAAGATAAAGGTCAGCAATATTTTTGATCGCCACATCGCCAGCCGCAATATCGGTAAAGCCCGAGCCACGGAAATTAACCTTAAACGGCGCGGCTGCAGAAAGAATCGGCAGCGAGGCATATTGCGGTAAATTGGCTTTGACAAACTTAGTTGCATAATCAGTTTGAGCCAAGTTAATCAGGCGCATCGCCGCAGTAGGTGCAACTTGCGTGAAGAAAGAGCTGATGCGGTATTCGCTCTTGCCAACCCCCGCATTGACATACTTGATTGTGCCTTGGTGCTCTTTTTCTACCAGCTTAGCAATCTCGGCTTTTGCTGGTACGACGGTGGCTACGCCAGCAGCATCCTTCGTGCTCACTGATTTCAACTCGCCTTTTGAATCGTTGGTTTTCCAGACTTTGCCATCAAATTCAAGATTCAACTTCAGCACGCCCAGTGTGTTGCCCCAGAAACCAGACATCACGGTGGGCACGCCATTGACTAAGCCTTTTACATTGTCAACATTCTTGATGCCAGCGTAGTTTTTGCCATCAGGGAAAAAGCTGTGCGAGTGCCCAGAAACAATGGCGGTAATGCCAGGCACGTCTTTGGCGAGGTAGTACACCGCGTTTTCCATGTTTGAGCTGTAATCGGCAGTAGAAATACCGCTGTGCGCCAGTGCGACTACGATATCAGCGCCCTTGGCTTTCATTTCTGGAACGTATTTTTTTGCTGCGTCCACAATACCTAATACGCTGACTTTACCTTCCAGATTGCGTTTGTCCCAATCCATAATGCCGGGAGGGGTAAAGCCGATGATGCCGACTTTCAGTTGGACATCTTTACCATCTGCGCTTTTAAAAGTGCGATCCAGAATAACGTAAGGGGCAAACAGAGGCTTGCTATCGCCAGCGTTGTTTACGTTGGAAGTGACCAGCGGGAAATCTGGGCCTTTACAGTTTTGCCCCGCTTCAGGGCCGGCTTTCATGGAGTTGCCCGCAATTTGGCCAAGGTATTTCAGGCCATAGTTAAATTCATGGTTCCCAATATTGCCCGCGTCATATTTCATCGCGCTCATTACTTTATGAATAGCCAGCTGGCTATCACACTTCACTGGCTCGATTTGCGCCTGAAAATCAGAAAGCGAGGTGCCTTGGATGGTATCGCCATCATCAACCAGCAGGTTGTTTGGGTTTTCTTTACGTGCGGTGTCGATCAGGGTGGCGGTGCGTTCAAAACCAAGCGTCGTGTCATCCGTGGTTTTGTAGTAATCGTAGCTCAGCACATTGGCGTGTAGGTCGGTGGTTTGCAGTACGGCTAAATCAAGTTTCGTGCCTGCTGCAGGAGTATCGTCGCTGTTATTACATGCAGCTAAAACCAGCGTGCTGCTGATCAGACTTGCTAATAGTGAAACGCGCATTTCTTCTCTTCTCTTTCTGATTTTTAATGAAAGGGCGAGTATAGATGATAGCAATTTGCAGTAAGACTTAAGTTGTATTGCAAAGGGATGAAATTTTTAATGCAATGGACATTGCTGTGTTTATTGCTGTATGTGTTTTACTTTGATCAGGCAAATCGCGGCTGGTGTTGGCTGGAGGAATGAGTTTAGAAAATATGGCCTGTTTATATCGAAGTATTGGGCGGCTTAAAGCTTCGGTGGCTTTATTTGCCATGCCATAGTGCTGCAAGCTATCTAGAAAACCGGCAAAATAGCGGGTTGAACTGGAGGAGTGGGCTTGTTTGCATATTTTATGGTGGGTGTTTTGTAGGGTCTGTTGACGTTTCATTCACAATTGCGCTGAGCCGGAAAATGGCTAGGCACAAGGCATGCGACGAAGGCAATAACGCGTTATTTCCAAGGAGCATAACGCAGTGAATGGCCATTTTCCGGCCCAGTCCTTCGGGTTTAGCCCATTTTTGGGGCTGCACGGCGTTAAAAATCGCTGATGGTACTCGTACCATGTCGCAATTTTCTCCTTGTTCAGCCCCAAAACTGGGCCAAACGCAGCCGTGAATGAAACGTCAACAGACCCTAGTACTGCATAAAATATGTAAATCAGTGCCATTTGCGCACCTTGAATTTCGGAAGCACAGAATGTTAAGAATCAATGAAGTAAAACTACCACTGGATCATTCGGAAGAAGAATTAAAACAGGCGCTATTGAAGCGCTTGGCTATTTCTGCCAGTGATCTCATTCGCTTTAGTATTTTTAAGCGCAGCTATGATGCGCGTAAACGTGCAGCTATTTTGCTGATCTATTCCTTAGATGCTGAAGTTAAGCAAGAAGCCACGGTGCTAAAGCGCTTAAGTAGCGATCGCCATATTATGCTCACCCCAAATATTGAATATCAATATGTGGCTAGCGCTCCTGATGGTCTTACAGATCGCCCTGTAGTGATTGGCACTGGTCCTTGTGGTTTGTTTGCTGGCCTATTGCTGGCGCAAATGGGCTTTAAGCCGATTATCCTTGAGCGTGGTAAGGCGGTACGTGAGCGCACCAAAGATACGTGGGGCTTGTGGCGAAAGGGCGAGTTAAATCCTGAATCAAATGTGCAATATGGTGAGGGTGGCGCGGGTACGTTTTCGGATGGCAAGCTTTACAGCCAGATTAAAGACCCTAAGCATCTTGGGCATAAAGTATTGCAAGAGTTTGTAAAAGCGGGCGCACCGGACGAGATTATGTACGTCAGCAAGCCCCATATCGGAACGTTTCGCTTAGTCAGCATGGTTGAAAGCATGCGCGCCAATATTATTGAGTTGGGCGGCGAAGTGCGTTTCTCCAGCAAAGTAGAGCAGCTGATTCTGAATAACGGTCAAGTTGAAGGCGTTGAGCTGGCCAATGGCGAAAAAATCCCATCCAAGCATGTGGTGCTGGCGATTGGCCATAGCGCGCGCGATACGTTCTACAAATTATTTGAGCAGGGCGTGTATATGGAAGCTAAGCCGTTTTCGCTGGGTTTCCGAGTAGAGCATCCGCAAACCATGATTGATAGCGCACGCTTTGGCCCAAGCGCAGGCCATCCGATATTGGGTGCGGCGGATTATAAATTGGTGCATCACGCCAGCAATGGCCGCTCGGTGTATAGCTTCTGTATGTGCCCAGGTGGCACAGTGGTGGCTGCCGCATCTGAGCCGGGCCGTGTGGTTACCAATGGTATGAGCCAGTATTCACGCAATGAGCGTAATGCCAACGCCGCGATTGTGGTGGGGATTACGCCAGAGATTGATTTCCCCGGCCATCCTCTGGCAGGGATTGAGCTGCAACGTAAATGGGAAAGCAAAGCCTTTGAAGTGGGAGGCAGCACTTACCAAGCGCCAGCTCAAAAGCTGGGTGATTTCCTTGCAGGCAAGCCTTCTACCGAGTTTGGTGTGGTCGTGCCCTCTTATACACCGGGTGTACATCTCACTGATTTAAGTGATTGTCTGCCTGAATACGCCATTACCGCCATTCGTGAAGCGATGCCTGCTTTTGATAAACAGATCAAAGGCTTTGGTATGGCCGATGCGCTGTTTACTGGTGTTGAAACGCGTACCTCGTCGCCAGTGCGGATTAAACGCGATAACGACAGCTTGCAAAGTATCAATACTAAGGGCTTATTCCCTGCAGGTGAAGGTGCTGGCTATGCGGGGGGAATTTTATCGGCAGGCGTGGATGGGATTAAAATTGCTGAAGCGGTGGCTTTAAGTATTTTGCATGAATTAAAAGTCGCTGATTAAGTATTTTATTGTTCTTTAGTAGGTATGGGGTGGGGCGTGGTTTAATCCCCATCTTTGCTGTGTTCTTCCTCACCCATACTGGGTAATATGCCCAAATTCTTTTGATTTAAATTATGCCTAAGGCGTTTATAATCAAGGATATATTCATTAAATATTGAATTGGCATTGGCTGTATTTGTTATACGGATAGGTCAAATATTTGCCTTTCAAAAAAACAAAAGGAATCATCGTGCGTATTACTCTGCCACTTATTTTAGTCTTATTACTTTCAGCGTGTGCCACCAATGATTTGGGGGAAAAGCGAGATTTTAATAAAACCGAGTTAGGCGCTTTAATTGGCGTGGTTGGTGGTGCTGCTGCAGGGGCGGCAATCAATCATAATAATCGTGGCAAAGGTGCGTTGATTGGCGCTATTGGCGGTGGCTTGGCAGGGGGAGGAATTGGTTATTATATGGATAAGCAAACCAAGGATTTCCAACAGCAATTAGCGGCTGAAATTCAGCGTGGCGATATCACCGTGCAAAAAATGGCCGATCAATCATTATTGGTAAGCATGACTTCTAATACTGGTTTTGATACCAATTCATCGGTATTAAAAGCGGGCTATACCCCAACGTTAGATAAAATTGCCAAAATTGTGAATCAATATGGCAAAACATCTATTTCTATCGTTGGCCATACCGATAACACCGGTAGCGTAGCGGTAAATCAAAGCGTATCAGAGCGCCGTGCTCAATCGGTATCGGATTACTTTGTTAGTCGTCATGTTAATTCAGTACGTCTTGATGCATCAGGTCGTGGTAAAGCAGAGCCTCGAGCCAGCAATGAAACTGAAGCGGGTCGTAGCTTAAATCGCCGCGTAGAATTACGCATTGTACCGGTTTCTGCTTAATTACATTGGGGCGCAATTTATCGCGCCCTTACTATTTACCATGATAATTTCATGAATGGCGTAAGAAATAGCGCTGCTACATGCAGTTATTTATCTAATTCACATCGTTTAAGCGGCTATTTAGCAACTTTAATTGTGAAATAGCGGATAGATCCGTACACTTCTGCCCTTTATTGTCATGGGCGCTTTTATGCTTTATTTGCTTCGAATGCTGTTGATGTCGGTACACTTTATTGTTGCTGGCATGATTGGCATTCTGGTTGGCCTTTGCCGCCCATTTAATCCTGATAATAGCCGCCTCTGTGGCCGTCTTTACTCGCTGCCTGCCATGCGTATTCTTGGCTTTAAGGTTAAGCCTGAGATCAAAGGCCTACTAGAGCATCAACGTTCCTGTGTCATTGTGGCTAATCATCAATCTAATTATGATTTATTTGTTTTTGGTGGTGCTGTGCCTGCACGCACCGTCACCATTGGTAAAAAAAGCCTGAAATGGATTCCATTTTTTGGTCAATTATTTTGGCTCTCGGGCAATGTGCTTATCGATAGAGGCAATGCGCAGCGGGCTAAAAAAGCCATGCTGGCCACAACGGATACTTTACAACATAAAGACACGTCA
This genomic interval from Iodobacter fluviatilis contains the following:
- the miaA gene encoding tRNA (adenosine(37)-N6)-dimethylallyltransferase MiaA, translating into MPHRSPAIFLMGPTASGKTASAIYLLESGLPVELISVDSALVFKDMDIGSAKPSADELARAPHHLIDIISPEEAYSAAQFRRDALALMADITARGKVPVLVGGTMLYYNTLQHGIHELPQADVALRAQIHEEAALIGWPAMHAKLAAIDPITAERLKPTDAQRIERALEVCQLTGRKMSDLLAEPASGALPYRLLKIALLPQDRKWLHDRIALRFDQMLELGLLDEVSRLRAKYALSLELPSMRCVGYRQAWEYQDHLVDYPTMREKGIAATRQLAKRQLTWMRGMDDLFEINCQESDLAERVKAALESWL
- a CDS encoding tetratricopeptide repeat protein encodes the protein MKALSKPMLALVAITLFATGGIAIKQYQHRQQARALAMPNEAVHQLRLDAKDGNARLLELATLGHPLAARLIAERTDDKNMAPHWLEKSAEAGDQKARYLLGMAYLKGDGVNEDKQKARLLFSTAGNLGIYRLGMLTLKGEGGSKDKAKGIAMVEAAAKNNDAAAIYTLGNWYRYGDYLGQDDQLAIKHYKKAANLQYVPALQELALAFEMGEMGLDINPVQAHSLSEMAGHISHCKQDHSNKVMMFD
- a CDS encoding bifunctional 2',3'-cyclic-nucleotide 2'-phosphodiesterase/3'-nucleotidase gives rise to the protein MRVSLLASLISSTLVLAACNNSDDTPAAGTKLDLAVLQTTDLHANVLSYDYYKTTDDTTLGFERTATLIDTARKENPNNLLVDDGDTIQGTSLSDFQAQIEPVKCDSQLAIHKVMSAMKYDAGNIGNHEFNYGLKYLGQIAGNSMKAGPEAGQNCKGPDFPLVTSNVNNAGDSKPLFAPYVILDRTFKSADGKDVQLKVGIIGFTPPGIMDWDKRNLEGKVSVLGIVDAAKKYVPEMKAKGADIVVALAHSGISTADYSSNMENAVYYLAKDVPGITAIVSGHSHSFFPDGKNYAGIKNVDNVKGLVNGVPTVMSGFWGNTLGVLKLNLEFDGKVWKTNDSKGELKSVSTKDAAGVATVVPAKAEIAKLVEKEHQGTIKYVNAGVGKSEYRISSFFTQVAPTAAMRLINLAQTDYATKFVKANLPQYASLPILSAAAPFKVNFRGSGFTDIAAGDVAIKNIADLYLYPNTLQAVKINGATVKLWLEKSAEQFNQIDPSKVADQNLINDKFPSYNFDQIDGITYEIDVTKEKGSRIVNLSLNGKAIDLKADFIVVTNNYRASGGGGFAGLDGSQIVIDSGGDANRDIIVKYVKEQKTLTLAKQGPVANWRFAKVKIAGKVLFESSADTSALSVAAQEKISNIALDSTKADKSASVFSIDLSK
- a CDS encoding NAD(P)/FAD-dependent oxidoreductase, which translates into the protein MLRINEVKLPLDHSEEELKQALLKRLAISASDLIRFSIFKRSYDARKRAAILLIYSLDAEVKQEATVLKRLSSDRHIMLTPNIEYQYVASAPDGLTDRPVVIGTGPCGLFAGLLLAQMGFKPIILERGKAVRERTKDTWGLWRKGELNPESNVQYGEGGAGTFSDGKLYSQIKDPKHLGHKVLQEFVKAGAPDEIMYVSKPHIGTFRLVSMVESMRANIIELGGEVRFSSKVEQLILNNGQVEGVELANGEKIPSKHVVLAIGHSARDTFYKLFEQGVYMEAKPFSLGFRVEHPQTMIDSARFGPSAGHPILGAADYKLVHHASNGRSVYSFCMCPGGTVVAAASEPGRVVTNGMSQYSRNERNANAAIVVGITPEIDFPGHPLAGIELQRKWESKAFEVGGSTYQAPAQKLGDFLAGKPSTEFGVVVPSYTPGVHLTDLSDCLPEYAITAIREAMPAFDKQIKGFGMADALFTGVETRTSSPVRIKRDNDSLQSINTKGLFPAGEGAGYAGGILSAGVDGIKIAEAVALSILHELKVAD